A single genomic interval of Chloroflexota bacterium harbors:
- a CDS encoding SDR family NAD(P)-dependent oxidoreductase, protein MARTVLVTGGAGFIGSHVVERLLSQGHHVVCLDNFDETYPPALKRANMRSVSSHERFVLAQGDIRDRAFLEQTLSRHKFDAIVHLAGLSGVRDSLAKAALYEEVNIRGTLNLLEEARAHSVSKFVFASSSSVYGLNGKSPLEETQKLDSPISPYAASKIAGELLCHTFSYNYGLKSVALRFFTVYGPRQKPGMAVSLFTSQIEMGEEVPVFGDGTSVRDYTYVGDVVSGIEAALSYQGPPFEAFNLASGREVSLNTLVSLIEEGMGKKARVKHLPAHPGDVRGGRGDFSKARALLGYQPQVDIDRGIPLFVEWYRNARVAFEN, encoded by the coding sequence ATGGCAAGGACCGTGCTGGTCACGGGCGGGGCGGGGTTCATAGGCTCCCATGTGGTGGAGAGGCTATTGAGCCAGGGACACCACGTCGTGTGCCTGGACAACTTCGACGAGACCTACCCCCCGGCGCTGAAGCGAGCCAATATGCGTTCCGTTTCCTCCCATGAGCGGTTTGTGCTGGCTCAGGGCGACATTCGGGACAGGGCTTTCCTGGAGCAGACGTTATCTCGCCACAAGTTTGACGCCATTGTCCACCTGGCGGGCCTTTCTGGGGTCAGGGATTCCCTGGCCAAGGCGGCACTCTATGAAGAGGTCAACATCCGGGGCACCCTAAACCTCCTGGAGGAAGCCCGGGCCCACTCCGTGTCAAAGTTTGTCTTCGCTTCCTCCTCCTCGGTCTACGGGCTCAACGGCAAGTCCCCGCTTGAGGAAACCCAAAAACTGGACTCCCCCATCTCCCCCTATGCTGCCAGCAAGATAGCCGGAGAGCTCCTCTGCCACACCTTCAGCTACAACTACGGCCTCAAGAGCGTGGCCCTGCGCTTCTTCACCGTCTACGGGCCGCGCCAGAAGCCCGGGATGGCCGTCAGCCTCTTTACCAGCCAGATAGAAATGGGGGAGGAGGTCCCGGTCTTTGGCGACGGGACCTCCGTGAGAGACTACACCTATGTGGGGGATGTGGTCAGTGGCATAGAGGCAGCCCTCTCCTACCAGGGCCCGCCTTTTGAAGCGTTCAATCTGGCCTCGGGCCGGGAGGTAAGCCTAAACACCCTGGTCTCTCTCATAGAAGAGGGCATGGGGAAGAAAGCCCGGGTCAAGCATCTTCCTGCCCATCCCGGGGATGTCCGGGGTGGCCGCGGGGATTTCTCCAAGGCCAGGGCCCTCCTGGGCTACCAGCCCCAGGTGGACATAGACAGGGGTATACCCCTCTTTGTGGAGTGGTACAGGAATGCCCGGGTGGCCTTTGAGAACTAG